The proteins below come from a single Demetria terragena DSM 11295 genomic window:
- a CDS encoding MarR family winged helix-turn-helix transcriptional regulator, whose product MKISRRARFESADAIAPHQFSVMAHVEKGLDRPGALAREERISAPSLTRTVNGLVERGLVESNADPDDGRARVITLTNAGKQALTDVRRSRDAWIISRIEDLTDQECQTLREAQDILSRVARA is encoded by the coding sequence ATGAAGATCAGTCGGCGCGCGCGCTTTGAAAGTGCGGATGCCATTGCGCCGCATCAGTTCTCAGTGATGGCGCACGTGGAGAAGGGGCTCGACCGGCCAGGTGCGCTCGCCCGTGAAGAGAGAATCAGCGCCCCATCTCTGACCCGGACCGTCAACGGGCTGGTGGAGCGGGGCCTCGTCGAGAGCAATGCTGACCCGGACGATGGGCGCGCTCGGGTGATCACCCTCACCAACGCCGGGAAGCAAGCCCTCACGGACGTCCGCCGGTCGCGTGACGCGTGGATCATCTCCCGCATCGAGGATCTGACCGACCAGGAGTGCCAGACCCTGCGGGAGGCTCAGGACATCTTGTCCCGGGTGGCGCGCGCATGA
- a CDS encoding MFS transporter — MSPTFASLSIRNYRIYFFGGLLSNTGTWMGRVAQDWLVLVELTNHDATALGIVTALQFLPVVLLAPIAGALADRFKKRRVLAVTQSGLAVTSAILAVLTLTGAVTLWQVYVLALLQGMFTAADNPTRQAFVSEMVPPERLGNAVGLGSASFNAARLIGPGVAGLLIAMVGTGWTLVVNTFSFVAVLGALWLMQGSELRPAPRGKGKGGIREGLAYVKHRPDLQLIMVLVFVLGTFGMNFQITTALMATTVFGKGATEFGLLGSIMAIGSLSAALMSARRSEPRLRVLLMALAGFVVASAGAATAPTYTLFALWLIPVGLMALTVLPTANTMVQLSVAPHMRGRVMALYMAVFMGGTPIGAPLIGWIGDEWGARWTIGIGSVATGIAVVAATMYIMRSDDLRIRYRFHERPHLQVRRNDESVTPERVA; from the coding sequence ATGAGCCCGACGTTCGCCTCCCTTTCCATTCGTAACTACCGCATCTACTTCTTCGGTGGGCTGCTGTCCAACACCGGCACGTGGATGGGGCGAGTGGCCCAGGACTGGCTTGTCCTGGTCGAACTCACCAACCATGATGCGACCGCTCTCGGCATCGTGACGGCCCTCCAGTTCCTGCCCGTTGTGCTGCTCGCGCCCATTGCGGGTGCGCTCGCTGACCGGTTCAAGAAGCGGCGAGTGTTGGCCGTGACGCAGAGCGGACTCGCCGTGACGTCGGCCATCTTGGCGGTGCTCACCCTCACCGGCGCCGTCACGCTGTGGCAGGTCTATGTCTTGGCTCTCCTGCAAGGGATGTTCACGGCGGCCGACAATCCCACGCGCCAGGCGTTCGTGTCGGAGATGGTCCCGCCGGAGCGGCTAGGAAATGCGGTCGGGCTGGGTAGCGCGAGTTTCAACGCCGCTCGGTTGATCGGCCCGGGTGTTGCTGGACTGTTGATCGCCATGGTCGGCACCGGATGGACCTTGGTGGTCAACACTTTCTCGTTCGTCGCGGTGCTCGGTGCCCTGTGGTTGATGCAGGGCTCTGAACTTCGACCAGCACCCCGCGGCAAGGGCAAAGGCGGAATTCGTGAAGGTCTTGCCTATGTCAAGCATCGGCCGGATCTGCAACTGATCATGGTCCTGGTATTCGTGCTGGGGACCTTTGGCATGAACTTCCAAATTACGACGGCGCTCATGGCCACGACCGTCTTCGGCAAAGGTGCGACAGAGTTCGGCCTACTGGGGTCGATTATGGCGATCGGTTCGCTCTCTGCCGCGTTAATGTCCGCGCGACGCTCCGAGCCGCGGCTGCGCGTCCTGCTCATGGCTCTTGCGGGTTTCGTGGTGGCCTCTGCGGGTGCCGCCACGGCCCCGACGTACACGCTGTTTGCGCTGTGGCTCATTCCGGTCGGGCTGATGGCACTCACCGTGCTCCCCACGGCCAACACCATGGTGCAGTTGAGTGTGGCGCCACACATGCGGGGACGCGTGATGGCGCTCTACATGGCCGTTTTCATGGGCGGTACGCCGATTGGTGCACCGCTCATCGGCTGGATCGGTGACGAGTGGGGAGCGCGCTGGACGATCGGTATCGGGAGTGTGGCGACCGGGATCGCGGTGGTGGCTGCAACCATGTACATCATGCGCTCCGACGACCTCCGTATTCGCTACCGCTTCCACGAGCGGCCACACCTACAGGTGCGCCGCAATGACGAGTCCGTCACGCCCGAGCGGGTCGCATGA
- a CDS encoding response regulator transcription factor — MTTTTPEARLLIVEDETNIRELLATSLKFAGFEVHTAADGKEALANAEDHPLDLAVLDVMLPDMDGFTVTRKLRANGHDMPIVFLTARDSVDDKVKGLTVGGDDYVTKPFSLEEVVARIRAVLRRTQAQEDAESAALVVADLELDEDSHEVRRAGRVIECSPTEFKLLRYLMLNSGRVLSKAQILDHVWDYDFRGEAGIVESYISYLRRKVDTEGPALIHTKRGVGYVLREPRD, encoded by the coding sequence ATGACCACGACCACCCCCGAAGCGCGTCTGCTCATCGTCGAGGACGAGACCAATATTCGCGAGCTCCTCGCCACGAGCCTGAAGTTCGCCGGATTCGAGGTGCACACGGCCGCCGACGGCAAGGAAGCCCTGGCCAACGCCGAGGACCACCCGCTTGACCTGGCCGTCCTTGACGTGATGCTCCCCGACATGGACGGCTTCACCGTCACCCGCAAGTTGCGTGCGAACGGTCACGACATGCCCATCGTCTTCCTCACCGCGCGGGATTCAGTCGATGACAAGGTCAAGGGGCTGACGGTGGGCGGCGACGACTACGTCACCAAGCCGTTCAGCCTCGAAGAAGTCGTGGCGCGCATTCGCGCGGTACTGCGTCGCACTCAAGCCCAAGAAGACGCCGAAAGCGCTGCACTGGTCGTCGCCGACCTCGAACTCGATGAAGACTCGCACGAGGTACGCCGCGCCGGGCGCGTCATCGAGTGCTCCCCCACCGAGTTCAAACTGCTGCGCTACCTGATGCTCAACTCGGGCCGAGTGCTCTCGAAGGCACAGATCCTCGACCACGTCTGGGACTACGACTTCCGCGGCGAGGCCGGCATCGTGGAGTCCTACATCTCCTACCTACGCCGCAAGGTCGACACCGAAGGGCCTGCCTTGATTCACACCAAGCGCGGAGTGGGTTACGTCTTGCGTGAGCCGCGGGACTAA